A region of the Leishmania panamensis strain MHOM/PA/94/PSC-1 chromosome 21 sequence genome:
TTGCTCCTtgccccccacacacacacacacacacagacattTTTGTAAATCGAgtcttccccctttcaccaACGTAGAGATATGGACATCGAGTTTGGCAACTGGAAAGCCGCCAGGCCGCGCGTCCATCTCATGATCATTTTCCTGTTCATAACCACCGACCTCGTCAACCTAATTCGCTACATCCTGTACCTATTGCCATCACGAAACCTCTACCGCGCATATGGGATCAACGCGTACATTATCTTCACCTGTGTAGGTATTGTCTTCTTTGCAGGAGTAAGTGCGCCGCTTATCTACTGGCCCTATGCACACGGCAAAGAGATGTCGCCCGGGTCACGGCGTAATGCGCTGTGTCTGGGCATTATCATTTCCTTTCTCGTACATGGACTCCCAATGGCGTGGCTGGAGCTGTGGCTAGTCACCACGTTTGGCTGGAGGGATATCCTTCAGGCCGTCTCCTTGTTCCTCACGCTTTTGTGCTTCATCATCGGCTTTCTCGTCACGTGGATGGCCTACTCGTGGAAGCTGAGCAAGGTGCTGCAAATCCGCTACGGTAACGCGGCCCCCAGTCAGTCAGCCGTTCCCGCTGCTCAATTAGCACGGCGAAGCTTATCACAAGCCTATCGCATTtgagagaggaagcaaacCCGCCATGCATCCCATGCGGAAGGAGGCAGCACCATTTATGGACGAAGGCCACTTTTCTTCTGCGCACAGCCTCTTGCTCTTCCTttactccctcccctctcctccctcagcAAGTGCTCGTGAGAGTGGGTGGCGCTtaactcccccccccctccgatGCCGTCTCCCCTCACCCTAGACGTCACTAGATGCATATGTATGAGTGTCTGTGCTTTGCGTTGCTTTCACTGTTTTCTCAATCGAGGGGCATCGAGTACAGGGACTGCGGTGcggttgtgcgtgtgcctccgCGCATCATCTCCTTCAAGGCCCTCCCTGcagcgtgtgggtgtgtacgCCTTCACCTTTCTTTCGCACTGCATCATCCAACTACTCCAATCGAAGAGTGAAAAGACAAGAAGAGCCACTCGAGAAGAAGGCAACGCTGGCTCTCGCTACCTCCTTTCCCACTCCCCAACAAAACAGATGCAGTGGGCTAAGAACTGCGACGAACACCCTTCCTATTGCATGGCCGTATTGATGTTATTTTGATTTCTCCGcactgctggaggtgctgcctACAAAGCGCTCACCGCTCATCCGCCGCTGAGTGGCGCTTGTTTTCTGCTTTGCCATTAtggctctctcttctctagCGCTTCGCTCACTGCCACCTTTCCCCTCTTGCATATCTCACTGACTCTCGTTGTTTCGCTTATGCTCTCCGTTTCTTTGGTGTATAGTTGCGTCGCAGCACATAGCAGCGCCTACTCTATTGTTCGCTTCTCAAaacagcactgcagcagtAGGGCAGCACTCTGTCTCGTCCCTTCCCATGTGTGCTCTTCTAGCCGCTAGGCGCGATGTTTCGAATTAGCTCGATTTGCTTCCCTAAGGCGGGATGCGAGGAGATTACGCGCCAGGCGCGCCGCATAGTGCTCAAGCCACAGGAGTACTTTGCACAACACCGCATGCAGGTATGGCAGATGCGCTTCAAGGAGATGGGTCCTCCCttctcgcgtgtgtgggtggcgctCGGGGGCAagatgcgccgccgccgtatTGGCCGGCAAATCGACGTGAAGGACATGCGGTACTACTGGCGCCCCATCGAGCCGCAGTACCAGCGCCTGTACATGTCTCGCCTTCGTACCAAGGACCACTCGAACAAGCGCGTGCAGCCGATGCGTCTGCGAGCGACCAACACCGACATTGGTCACGCCTCCTCATTAAAGGAGTGGGAGCGTGCTAGCAACCGAAAGTACGGCGCCGCCCTCGCGCCTCCCAAGAAGCGTGACTTTGAGTTTCGCGTCTTTTGAGGCACGTCTGCTCGCACAGCTCGTTGTTTCACATTGTTGATGTCGGCGCGCTCTCTACCCGCGGCCGCCAGTTTGGGTACACCCCGTGCCtctcgtctccctccccacatgcacccctctttctccgcgTGCCTTCAGCCTCTGCAACGCTCTTctcaggtgtgtgtgtgtgtgaaaaCGGCAGGCGGGTAGAATGAAAGCGGCGAGGAGAGATTTATGAGTGGCAAGCACGCAACTTTGTTGGTGCTACTGTTTCTGTTGCTGAGCTAAGCATCGGCGTTGAAAAATGACGTATCAGTGCATGTGGGTTTGACCACATGTTGTTTGATTTGTTCTTCGCTGATGAGTGTCGTGGTGTGTTTTTCCGCCTCAAGTTCTGCACAGAGCCATACGTACTGTCCTCGCTTCGCGAGGTGTTCTAAGCTGCGCCTCTCATTGgaacaccacacacacacacatctcaCATGTCCACCTAAAGtggctttcttctctgcaccaccgccaaccACTTCGCTCCCCTTCACTCtttcgccccctcccccggcctcatctctcttttttctctgtgtcACCGCTCTTCCCTGGCGGTTACTAATTTGTTTGAACGAAAAACACGGAAATGGCGTACTGCACTGTTATGtgctccccttcctctcctacccccctccacacacatacatacacccCATTCGCTGTAGTGCCCTGCTCTTCCTCGAGCGTGTGGGTAGCAGCTTGAACACACTACTGTGCAGAGTCGAAGGCTGTTGCTCGTTGCGGTATTAGCTACATACGCGTGCTTCactcttccttcccttttAGAAGTGACTTAACGGGATCGTCGTCGCGATGATAGAGAGTCCCCACTCGCGATCCGGTCGCGAGGAGGTACGCGTCTTTCAGAGCGCGCTAGACAAGCGCATTGTGACGACGACTGTCTTCGCTCAGCCCTCGTTCTACATGGGCTTGGGTAGTGCCTTGGTGATGGTGCTGACGCAGCGCTTCCCGGAGGAATTCATGCTCCGCAAGTACCTTACCATGTCATACAACGGCATCCGTGCTCCGTCGCTTCTGGCCATTCCGTTCTGTGCTATTAGTGGCATGTACTTCTCTATTGCCAGCGTCATCACCGCCGCGCCCACGCCGCTTATGGGACACCTGCTCGGGTACGGTGTGAGTCTAAGTGTTGGGCTTACCATGCTGTCGCTACGGCGCGTCTCGTGGTACTACCCTCTCCTTGGTCTCATGTATCTGTCTTTTGGCGGTCTGCACCACTATCGCAAGATGATGGTGTACGGTGATAACGCGCCCATCTTTTACTGGTCGGACTTTCGAGAGATCTACCACGATAGAAAAGCGCGCCGCCTAGAGAAGAAGCTATGCATCGAAGAGAAGGCCGTGGTGCGACAAGATCGCGCAATCGAGTAGTGACGATGGCAATGGCGCCGGCGagcccctttcccctccgaCCCTACGAGTGTTCTGCCCTCGTGAGCAGCGCGCGTATGTACTGCACTAGCGCACTGAAGCTCGCTGGTGAGTGCcactttttctcctccccccttttcacaTGTCTGTCCTGCCTCAGTGCCGCGCCAGCAACACGGTTATGATGACGGCGAAAGTTTTTTCTTTGCCGtgtcaccccccccctctagCCTGGGCACTCACACGCAAGCAACCAAAGGAAAACATAGGCACTGTAGCAAGCTCCCTCgccccacacgcacaactGAAGCACGTGAGGCCAAGCGCACAACCAACACCAGCAGAAGTAGAGGAACGAAGGTATTGAAGTGACGGGTAGGCAACATCagcctcccttctctccttgttcCCTTTGACGTGGGACGTGCTTTGTAGCCTCGATGACTCTCTCCTGTTCCTCATTTCCGCCCCTCGCTCATCCCTCCCTACTCCCCTGCACTCTCTCTGCCGGATCCTCATGCACGTCCTACCGCACCAacgtgttttttttgttcgtgaaggaggcgcagcaccgtcacacacaggcgcacacgcggcTTCTTTTCGGCAGCACGCGAAGTGGTCATGCAAGACATACATTCACGCGCGGTCTCCTGAAGCTTGCCTCTCTTCCGTTACTTGATAGAGCGGGTGTGCATGGACACAACGCGGTCGCCATACGTATACATACGCATACACAGAGCGGAGCGTCCGCAGCAATGCCGTCCAATGCGGAGCTCTATACATATTACTGCCGGCGCTCTGCGTGTCACCCGAACAGCGCGGTGAAGCGCTACCTTGACGACACAGCCAGCAGCCCGCTCGAGGTGGTGGATGTCTCGGCAAACTACTTGGGCTCGCGCGGCATCATTCCTGTTTTGGACCTCGTGAAGAACACCAAGACGGTACATACGTTGGATTTGAGCAACAACACGATGGAGCTGGAGCAGGTGGAGCACCTGGTGTACTGCGTTGCCCTCCACCCAAACATGCGGACGGTACGCCTGTGCAACAACGGGTTGCACGACAGCCACgtcgacgcgctgctgcagctgctgtcagAAAACGCGTCTATTGAGCACGTGGCAGTAGATGACAACAACTTGACGGCGGCCTCCGTGCAGGCCATTGTACAGGCGCTAGAGAGGAACAAAGcagtgcgtgcgcagcgcagccgagaggaggaggaacacaGCACCTACCTGAAGAGCCTCACGCCTCGCGCGCGTCTCTCCTTTCAAACGCGCCTCTGCGGTCAGATATCGACTGCCGAGTCCGGGGGCTACATTCACTATGCGACGTGGTGGAGGAACCCGCAGTACGTGGTGAAGCTCTCGCGCTCGTCGCGCGTGTCGTTTGTGCTGGAGTGCACCCATGTCGAGGTCGCCAATCAGGTGGGAATGCTCCTGATGCGCCACGACGGCGTGCACCGAGTTGTGGAAATCCTTGCTGACACCATTGTTGCCGAAAGCACCATTGAAGATGAGCGGTGCGTCATGGAGGCCCACCTTAGCGTTGATGAATCGTACGTTTTGATGCCCTTCTCCTTCAACCCGGGCCGCGCCGTAAACTTTACTCTGTTCGCCACCCTTCGCAACGGCCACATCGCACAGGAGGAGGGCTGGATCATCGTGGAGGAGCTCGATTCGCGGTACGACTGGTG
Encoded here:
- a CDS encoding hypothetical protein (TriTrypDB/GeneDB-style sysID: LpmP.21.0120) is translated as MDIEFGNWKAARPRVHLMIIFLFITTDLVNLIRYILYLLPSRNLYRAYGINAYIIFTCVGIVFFAGVSAPLIYWPYAHGKEMSPGSRRNALCLGIIISFLVHGLPMAWLELWLVTTFGWRDILQAVSLFLTLLCFIIGFLVTWMAYSWKLSKVLQIRYGNAAPSQSAVPAAQLARRSLSQAYRI
- a CDS encoding hypothetical protein (TriTrypDB/GeneDB-style sysID: LpmP.21.0130) — translated: MFRISSICFPKAGCEEITRQARRIVLKPQEYFAQHRMQVWQMRFKEMGPPFSRVWVALGGKMRRRRIGRQIDVKDMRYYWRPIEPQYQRLYMSRLRTKDHSNKRVQPMRLRATNTDIGHASSLKEWERASNRKYGAALAPPKKRDFEFRVF
- a CDS encoding hypothetical protein (TriTrypDB/GeneDB-style sysID: LpmP.21.0140), with the translated sequence MIESPHSRSGREEVRVFQSALDKRIVTTTVFAQPSFYMGLGSALVMVLTQRFPEEFMLRKYLTMSYNGIRAPSLLAIPFCAISGMYFSIASVITAAPTPLMGHLLGYGVSLSVGLTMLSLRRVSWYYPLLGLMYLSFGGLHHYRKMMVYGDNAPIFYWSDFREIYHDRKARRLEKKLCIEEKAVVRQDRAIE